Below is a window of Streptomyces spongiicola DNA.
GCGGGCATCCTCGGGACGGCCGTCGGCATGGCGATGTACGGGCTGCGCCCCGTCGTCGAGATGCAGTTCGACGCCTTCGCCTACCCGGCGTTCGAGCAGCTGATCAGCCATGTGTCCCGGATGCGCAACAGGACGCGCGGGGCGATGCCGCTGCCGATCACCGTGCGGGTCCCCTACGGCGGGGGAATCGGGGGTGTCGAGCACCACAGCGATTCCTCCGAGGCGTACTACATGGCCACTCCGGGGCTGCATGTCGTCACCCCGGCGACGGTCGAGGACGCCTACGGACTGCTGAGGAAGGCGATCGCCTCCGACGACCCGGTGGTCTTCCTGGAGCCGAAGCGGCTCTACTGGTCCAAGGCCGACTGGTCGCCGGACGCCCCGGCGGCCGTGGAACCGATCGGCCGTGCGGTGGTGCGCCGCACGGGGCGCAGCGCCACGCTCGTCACCTACGGTCCCTCGGTGCCGGTCTGCATGGAGGCGGCCGAGGCGGCCGAAGCCGAGGGCTGGGACCTGGAGGTCGTGGATCTCCGTTCGCTCGTTCCCTTCGACGACGAGACCGTGTGCGCGTCCGTGCGCCGTACGGGCAGGGCCGTCGTCGTCCACGAGTCGACGGGCTTCGGCGGGCCGGGCGGCGAGATAGCGGCGAGGGTGACGGAGCGTTGCTTCCACCACCTCGAGGCCCCCGTGCTGAGGGTGGCCGGTTTCGACATCCCCTATCCGCCGCCGATGCTGGAACGTCACCACCTGCCGGGTGTGGACCGGGTGCTGGACGCCGTGGCACGGCTGCAGTGGGAGGTGGAGAGCCGATGACCCAGGTGCTCGAATTCAGGCTGCCGGATCTCGGCGAGGGCCTGACCGAAGCGGAGATCGTCCGCTGGATGGTGGACGTCGGCGACGTCGTCGCGGTCGACCAGCCGGTCGTCGAGGTCGAGACGGCCAAGGCGATGGTCGAGGTGCCCTGCCCGTACGCGGGCGTGGTCACGGCGCGCTTCGGTGCGGAAGGGGCGGAGCTCCCCGTCGGCGCTCCCCTGCTCACCGTCGCGGTGGGCGCCAGGGAACCCGGCTCCGCGGAGGGTGCGGGTACAGCCGGGGACCCGGTTTCCGCCGCGAGCCAGGAGGAGGAGACCTCCGGCAATGTCCTCGTGGGCTACGGGACGGGTGCTCGGGCGGCCCGCCGCCGACGGGTCCGCCCCGCGTCGCCGACGGGCCGGGACCGCCCGGACCGCCCGGGGTACGGGACCGGTGGCGACTCCCCTGCCGCGAGCGGTCCGGGGCCCGTCGCCTCCGCCGCCGGACCGGCGCCCGGGGAGACGCCCGGTCCGGCGCCCGAACCGGGGCGCAGGGCGGCGCCCGGGGCGCCCGGGGGGACGCCCGGTCCGTCCTCCACGGCGCGTGAACCGGTGTGGGACAGTGCCGTGGAGAGCCCGGCGCCCGACGCGCCGCGCGGCATCCCCGCGTTGGGGGACGCCGTCCTCGGCACCGCCCGGTCCGCCCACGAGGGTCCGGTCGCGGTCATCTCGCCCCTGGTGCGGCGCCTGGCCCGGGACAGCGGGGTCGATCTGCGGAAGCTGCGGGGATCCGGGCCGCACGGGCTGATCCTCCGCGTAGACGTGGAGCACGCCGTACGGGTCGGGGCCGGCGCGACCGAGCAGCGTGTCCCGACTCAGCCGCCCCAGCCGACTCAGCCGCAAGAGCCGACTCAGCCGCCCCAGCCGTCGGCTCCGCTCACCGCTTCCGGACCCGTGTCGGCCCCGGACTCCGCTACCGGAACCGTGCCGGTCTCCGCTCCCCGACCTGTGGCGGCCCCGGCCACCGGTGAGCGGATCCCGCTGCGCGGGGTGCGCGGCGCAGTCGCGGACAAGCTGTCCCGCAGCCGCCGTGAGATCCCGGACGCGACCTGCTGGGTCGACGCGGACGCCACCGAACTCATGGCGGCCCGCACGGCCATGAACGCGGCCGGCGGCCCGAAGATCTCGCTGCTCGCCCTGCTGGCGCGCATCTGCACGGCGGCACTCGCCCGCTATCCCGAACTCAACTCCACGGTGGACCCGGAAGCCTGGGAGATCGTGCGGATACCCGAGGTCCGCCTCGGCTTCGCGGTCCAGACCGACCGGGGCCTGGTCGTCCCCGTCGTCCGCGACGCCGGGAACCGCACGGCCGAGTCGCTCACCGAGGAGTTCGCGCGGCTCACCGGCAAGGCCCGCCAGGGCACGCTCACCCCGGCGGACCTCACCGGGGGCACGTTCACACTCAACAACTACGGGGTGTTCGGGGTCGACGGCTCCACACCGATCATCAACCATCCGGAGGCGGCCATGCTCGGCGTCGGCCGCATCGTGCCCAAGCCCTGGGTGCACGAGGGGCAGCTCGCCGTCCGCCAGGTCGTCCAGCTCTCGCTCACCTTCGACCACCGGGTGTGCGACGGCGGTACGGCCGGCGGCTTCCTGAGGTATGTGGCGGACTGCGTGGAGCAGCCCGCGGTACTGCTGCGCACCCTGTGACCCCGTCGCGGTTCCCCGGTGGATGCCGCAGACCGCGCATCCACCGGGGCCGGCTGGTTCCGTATCGGCGGCCACGGCCCATACTTCTGGGGTGACTGCCGATGCCGAAACGGAATACGACGTCATCGTGCTCGCCGGAGGTGGCGCCAGGCGCCTTGGCGGGGCGGACAAGCCAGGGGTGACCGTCGGGGGCCGAACACTGCTCGACCGCGTCCTGACGGCGAGCCGGGGCGCCCACCGCACGATCGTGGTCGGCGGGCGCCGCCGCACCGCGCGGCCGGTGACCTGGACGTGTGAGATCCCGCCGGGCGGCGGGCCGCTCGCCGCGCTCCACGCGGGGCTCCGCCAGTCCCGCGCGTCCACCGTCGTCGTGCTCTCCGCGGATCTCCCCTTCCTTGACGGCACGGCCGTACGACGGCTGCTCACAGCCCTGGACTCCGGCGGGCGGGAGGGTGTGCTCCTCGTCGATTCCGACGGACGGGACCAGCCGCTCGTCGCGGCGTACCGCGCGGAGCCGCTCCGGCACGGACTGGCACTGGTCGCAGCCGAGCACGGCGGTCTCTCCGGGCTGCCGCTGCGGCTGCTGACCGGCGAGCTCGACCTCGACCGGGTGGCCGCCGAACCGCTCGCCGCGTTCGACTGCGACACCTGGGAGGCCGTTGTCACGGCCCGGGCCAGGATCAGGGAGCATGGGAATGTGCTGGATGAATGGATTGCCTCGGTGAAGGACGAACTCGGCATCGACCTCGAGGTGGACACGGGTCTGCTGCTCGACCTCGCCCGGGACGCCGCCCACGGCGTCGCCCGGCCTGCCGCTCCGCTGACCACCTTCCTCGTCGGCTACGCGGCGGCCAGGGCGGGCGGGGACGCCCAGGCGGTCGCCGAGGCCGCCGGCAGGGCGGCGGCCCTCGCGGAACGCTGGGCTGCCGAGGCTGCCGAGGCTGCCGGGGCCGCCGGGGCCGCCGGGGCCGCCGGGGCTGCTGAGGCTGCCGGGGCCGCCGGGGCTGCTGAGGCTGCTGAGGCTGCCGAGGCAGCGGGCGGCGCGTCGGGTGACCGCGAGGCCGGCCGGCACGGTCCGGCCCGGAGTGACGAGGCCGGCAGCCGATGACCGCGCAGGACCACGATCTCGGCGCTGCCGCCCCGGGGCAGGGCGCCACGGAGGAGCCGGCGGCGGATCCCGTGCCCCACGGCAGGTCAGCCGACCGCACCCGCACCCCGGTGGCGGACGGCGACGACGGCGTCGAGGACGCCCTGGCGCTGGTGGGGACGCGGCCGGGGTCCTCGCACCGGAACCACGGCGCCCCCGCACCCGGCCAGGGCACTCCGGCCGGACGGCACCACGGCATGCCATGGGAGGAGGCCCGCGCCCTGGCGTCGCGCGCCGGACGCGCCGGTGTACTGCGCACCCGCCGCGACCCCCTTCCCGCCTCCCTCGGCCGGGTGCTCGCCACTCCGCTCATCGCGCTCGTCGACCTGCCGTCGTTCGACACCTCCGCCATGGACGGCTGGGCGGTCGCGGGCCCCGGGCCGTGGACGGTGGCGTCCGCTGGGAGCGGCATCCTCGCCGGGCACGGCGGGGCGGAGACCCTCGTGGACGGCACTGCCGTACGGATCGCGACCGGCGCCCGGATTCCGCCCGGTGCCACCGCGGTGATCCGCAGCGAGCGCGCCAGGGCCGACCGCACCGGCCGGGTGCACGCGCTGGGCCGGGTGATGCACGGTCAGGACATCAGGCCGCGTGGCCAGGAATGCCGTTCCGGCGATCAACTGCTGCCCGCCGGGACGCTGGTGACCCCCGCCGCGCTCGGTCTCGCCGCCGCCGCCGGCTGCGACGAACTGCTCACGGTGGTCCGTCCGAAGGTGGAGGTACTCGTTCTCGGCGACGAACTGCTCACCGAGGGGCTGCCCCATGACGGGCTGATCCGTGATGCCCTCGGGCCGATGATCGGTCCCTGGCTGCGGGCCCTCGGAGCCGAAGTGACCGGTACCCGCAGGTTCGGCGACGACGCCGACGCACTGCGGCGGGCCGTCACCGAATCGGATGCCGACCTCGTGATCACCACGGGCGGTACGGCCGCGGGACCGGTCGACCATGTCCACCCCATGCTCGACAAGGTGGGCGCCGAGCTGCTGGTCGACGGAGTCGCCGTACGGCCCGGGCATCCGATGCTGATGGCCGGGCTGGCCGGGGGCGGGCATCTGGTGGGACTTCCCGGCAATCCGCTCGCTGCCGTCTCCGGGCTGCTCACCCTCGCGGAACCCCTGCTGAGGCAGCGGTCCGGGCAGGCAACGCCGGCGCCGTACCGCGCGTCCCTGAGGGACGAGGTCCATGGTCATCCGCAGGACACCCGGCTGGTGCCGGTGGTCCACCGCGGCGACCAGGTCGTGCCGTTGCACTACAGCGGTCCGGCCATGCTGCGGGGCATCGCCGCCGCGCACGGCCTCGCCGTCGTGCCTCCCGGGGGAGGGCGGCCCGGCGACGAGCTGGAGATCCTCGACCTGCCCTGGCCGCCGAGTTCCGAAGGGTGTTTCACGTGAAACTTCCCGGCCATGACGCCATGGCCCGGCAAGCGGACGAGCAGATCGCCGCCTCGCGGGTGCACCTGCCCAAGCAGACCGTCGAAAGACCACTGCGGCAGGTCACCAAGCGGCTGCTGCTCGCCCTGGGCGTCCTTGTGCTGACGGTCCTCATCGTCTGGCTCGACCGCGGCGGCTACTACGACAACGCCGACCAGAAGGTCGACTTCCTCGACGCCGTCTACTACTCCACGGTGACGCTCTCGACCACGGGCTACGGCGACATCGTTCCGCACAGCGACACCGCCCGCCTGGTCAATGTGCTGCTGGTGACGCCGCTGCGCGTGCTCTTCCTGATCATTCTGGTCGGTACCACTCTCGAGGTCCTCACCGAGAGGACCCGGGAGGAGTGGCGGCTGAACCGTTGGAGGTCCACCTTGCGTGACCACACTGTCGTCATCGGCTTCGGCACCAAGGGGCGCTCCGCGCTGCTGACCCTGTGTGCGACGGGCCTGCAGAAGTCGCAGGTCGTCATCGTCGACCCGAGCTCGAAGGTGGTCGAGGCGGCGAACGCGGACGGATTCGCCGGTGTCATCGGCGACGCGACGCGCAGCGACGTACTGCTCCGCGCCGAGGTCCAGCGGGCACGGCAGATCATCATCGCCACCCAGCGCGACGACACGGCGGTCCTGGTCGCGCTCACCGCACGGCAGCTCAACCGGGGCGCGAAGATCGTGGCAGCGGTCCGGGAGGAGGAGAACGCCCCGCTGCTGCGCCAGTCGGGCGCCGACGCCGTGATCACCAGCGCCAGCGCGGCGGGCCGGCTCCTCGGACTCTCGGTGCTCAGCCCGTACGCGGGCACGGTGCTGGAGGACCTGATCCAGCAGGGCACCGGACTCGATATCGTCGAGCGCCCGGTGATAAAGAGCGAGGTCGGCAAGAGCGTCAGGGAGACGGAGGACCTGGTGGTAAGCGTGCTGCGCGGGCACCGGCTACTCGGTTACGACGACCCCCAGGCCAGCCCCCTCCAGCTCACGGACCGGCTCATCACCATCGTGCGGGCGGTGAACACACCCCCGGGAGCGGTGCGGGGCAGCGGTGTCAACAAGCCGGAGTAGCCTCGCGGCCATGCATGCGATCACGATTCCCGAACCCGGTGGTCCCGAGGCGCTGGTCTGGGCCGAGGTGCCCGACCCCGAACCCGGCCAGGGAGAGGTTCTCGTCGAGGTTGCCGCGAGCGCGGTCAATCGCGCCGACATCCTCCAGCGGCAGGGCTTCTACGACCCCCCACCCGGTGCGTCCCCCTACCCGGGGCTCGAGTGCTCGGGCCGGATCCTGTCCGTCGGCCCGGGGGTGTCCGGATGGAGGGAGGGCGACGAGGTGTGCGCGCTGCTGTCGGGCGGCGGATACGCGGAGAAGGTGGCCGTGCCGGCCGGCCAGCTGCTGCCGGTACCCAGAGGCCTCGACCCGGTCACGGCGGCGGCCCTGCCCGAGGTCACGTGCACCGTCTGGTCCAACGTGTTCATGGTGGCCCGTCTGCGGCCCGCCGAGACGCTGCTGGTGCACGGCGGCGCCAGCGGGATCGGCACGATGGCCATCCAACTGGCCAAGGCCGTGGGCGCACGCGTCGCCGTCACCGCAGGAGGACCCCAGAAACTGGCGCGCTGCGCCGAGCTGGGAGCCGACGTCCTGATCGACTACCGCGAGCAGGACTTCGTCGAAGAGCTGCGCAAGGCGACGGACGGGGCGGGGGCCGACGTCATTCTCGACATCATCGGTGCCAAGTACCTGGAGAGGAACGTTCGTGCGCTTGCCGCCAACGGACGGCTGGCCGTGATCGGACTGCAGGGCGGCGTGAAGGGCGAGCTGAACCTCGGGATGCTGCTCGGCAAGCGGGGCGCGGTGACCGCGACGTCGCTGCGCGGACGGCCGCTGCAGGAGAAGACGGCGATCGTCGCCGCGGTGCGGGAGCATGTCTGGCCGCTCGTCGAGGCGGGCACGGTGAAGCCCGTGGTGGACCGTGTACTGCCGATGCCGGAGGCGGCGGAGGCCCATCGGACCCTCGAGTCCGGCGCCCATGTGGGCAAGGTACTGCTGGTGGCGCCTGCCGATCGCTGAGCGGGGGCCGACCGGACCCCTGGCCCGGACTCCAGGCCCGGACCCCTGGCCCGGACCTCCGAGGCGGGCCGGGCGCGGACCCTGGCGAGCAGTTGCTCCGGGCTCCTGTCCGGTTGTGCCCCGCGATGCCGGGCCGGC
It encodes the following:
- a CDS encoding molybdenum cofactor guanylyltransferase; the encoded protein is MTADAETEYDVIVLAGGGARRLGGADKPGVTVGGRTLLDRVLTASRGAHRTIVVGGRRRTARPVTWTCEIPPGGGPLAALHAGLRQSRASTVVVLSADLPFLDGTAVRRLLTALDSGGREGVLLVDSDGRDQPLVAAYRAEPLRHGLALVAAEHGGLSGLPLRLLTGELDLDRVAAEPLAAFDCDTWEAVVTARARIREHGNVLDEWIASVKDELGIDLEVDTGLLLDLARDAAHGVARPAAPLTTFLVGYAAARAGGDAQAVAEAAGRAAALAERWAAEAAEAAGAAGAAGAAGAAEAAGAAGAAEAAEAAEAAGGASGDREAGRHGPARSDEAGSR
- a CDS encoding NAD(P)H-quinone oxidoreductase; the protein is MHAITIPEPGGPEALVWAEVPDPEPGQGEVLVEVAASAVNRADILQRQGFYDPPPGASPYPGLECSGRILSVGPGVSGWREGDEVCALLSGGGYAEKVAVPAGQLLPVPRGLDPVTAAALPEVTCTVWSNVFMVARLRPAETLLVHGGASGIGTMAIQLAKAVGARVAVTAGGPQKLARCAELGADVLIDYREQDFVEELRKATDGAGADVILDIIGAKYLERNVRALAANGRLAVIGLQGGVKGELNLGMLLGKRGAVTATSLRGRPLQEKTAIVAAVREHVWPLVEAGTVKPVVDRVLPMPEAAEAHRTLESGAHVGKVLLVAPADR
- a CDS encoding molybdopterin molybdotransferase MoeA, whose product is MTAQDHDLGAAAPGQGATEEPAADPVPHGRSADRTRTPVADGDDGVEDALALVGTRPGSSHRNHGAPAPGQGTPAGRHHGMPWEEARALASRAGRAGVLRTRRDPLPASLGRVLATPLIALVDLPSFDTSAMDGWAVAGPGPWTVASAGSGILAGHGGAETLVDGTAVRIATGARIPPGATAVIRSERARADRTGRVHALGRVMHGQDIRPRGQECRSGDQLLPAGTLVTPAALGLAAAAGCDELLTVVRPKVEVLVLGDELLTEGLPHDGLIRDALGPMIGPWLRALGAEVTGTRRFGDDADALRRAVTESDADLVITTGGTAAGPVDHVHPMLDKVGAELLVDGVAVRPGHPMLMAGLAGGGHLVGLPGNPLAAVSGLLTLAEPLLRQRSGQATPAPYRASLRDEVHGHPQDTRLVPVVHRGDQVVPLHYSGPAMLRGIAAAHGLAVVPPGGGRPGDELEILDLPWPPSSEGCFT
- a CDS encoding potassium channel family protein → MARQADEQIAASRVHLPKQTVERPLRQVTKRLLLALGVLVLTVLIVWLDRGGYYDNADQKVDFLDAVYYSTVTLSTTGYGDIVPHSDTARLVNVLLVTPLRVLFLIILVGTTLEVLTERTREEWRLNRWRSTLRDHTVVIGFGTKGRSALLTLCATGLQKSQVVIVDPSSKVVEAANADGFAGVIGDATRSDVLLRAEVQRARQIIIATQRDDTAVLVALTARQLNRGAKIVAAVREEENAPLLRQSGADAVITSASAAGRLLGLSVLSPYAGTVLEDLIQQGTGLDIVERPVIKSEVGKSVRETEDLVVSVLRGHRLLGYDDPQASPLQLTDRLITIVRAVNTPPGAVRGSGVNKPE
- a CDS encoding alpha-ketoacid dehydrogenase subunit beta; the protein is MSTATARQAKPATMAQALQRAMRDAMSEDPAVHVLGEDVGTLGGVFRVTDGLAEEFGEDRCTDTPLAEAGILGTAVGMAMYGLRPVVEMQFDAFAYPAFEQLISHVSRMRNRTRGAMPLPITVRVPYGGGIGGVEHHSDSSEAYYMATPGLHVVTPATVEDAYGLLRKAIASDDPVVFLEPKRLYWSKADWSPDAPAAVEPIGRAVVRRTGRSATLVTYGPSVPVCMEAAEAAEAEGWDLEVVDLRSLVPFDDETVCASVRRTGRAVVVHESTGFGGPGGEIAARVTERCFHHLEAPVLRVAGFDIPYPPPMLERHHLPGVDRVLDAVARLQWEVESR
- a CDS encoding 2-oxo acid dehydrogenase subunit E2, encoding MTQVLEFRLPDLGEGLTEAEIVRWMVDVGDVVAVDQPVVEVETAKAMVEVPCPYAGVVTARFGAEGAELPVGAPLLTVAVGAREPGSAEGAGTAGDPVSAASQEEETSGNVLVGYGTGARAARRRRVRPASPTGRDRPDRPGYGTGGDSPAASGPGPVASAAGPAPGETPGPAPEPGRRAAPGAPGGTPGPSSTAREPVWDSAVESPAPDAPRGIPALGDAVLGTARSAHEGPVAVISPLVRRLARDSGVDLRKLRGSGPHGLILRVDVEHAVRVGAGATEQRVPTQPPQPTQPQEPTQPPQPSAPLTASGPVSAPDSATGTVPVSAPRPVAAPATGERIPLRGVRGAVADKLSRSRREIPDATCWVDADATELMAARTAMNAAGGPKISLLALLARICTAALARYPELNSTVDPEAWEIVRIPEVRLGFAVQTDRGLVVPVVRDAGNRTAESLTEEFARLTGKARQGTLTPADLTGGTFTLNNYGVFGVDGSTPIINHPEAAMLGVGRIVPKPWVHEGQLAVRQVVQLSLTFDHRVCDGGTAGGFLRYVADCVEQPAVLLRTL